CGAGTAGCTCTAGAAACGGTAGGAGCAGCCATGTTTCGGAGCTGCAGAGAATGGAAATGACTGTGTGAAGCTGGCGGCCTTAGGCTTCCCAAATCAAAACATTTGGGCTGATGGGTCTTGGAGAAGGTGGCATCATTCAGCTGTGGAGAGAAGTGGATGGGTGACAGAAACTTGCTTCTTGGTGGACTTAGTTCCGCTGTATTAATAAAAGAGGTCTCCATTAATTCTGCATTCAAAGATTTGGAAAGTGCGGCAGGATGCGTCTCAATAGCGGAGGCCTCTTTGTTTCCTTCTGTCAACTCAAAGTCGGATTTCATTTTTCTCAAGCTGCACAGTTCTCCATATTGCTCAGAAGGCCCTGCCTCAGTTAGCAGTGCAAAGGATTCAGAAATTGACCTAGATGCATCCTCAGGAGAGAAAAGACTAAGGTTCTGATGTACAATAGGGTCACTGTCTTTTGTCAGTACATCGTTCTTGGGCAACGGTGcgacaggggagaggactgtatTTGTTGAATGGCTTGCATTTTCAAGTTCTACACGTGACACCTTGGGAGGTAAATGGATACTAGTAAGTGATGGAATCAATGCTGAGCTTTCCCAGGTCTCCTCTTCTTTGAGAAAGTCACTAGTGATAGAAGGTATTGTTCTAGTAGCAGCAGTAAGGGTAGAAAGTGCATTGTGGGAAGACTCGGAGATATATGGGTTCCCAGGAGGTAGAATAGTTTGTCCAATGTGGGGGAGAACTCTTAGAAGTCTGTGACGGGCAGAAGCCATTGAGCCATTTGAAGGACGTGGAGCATTAGGAGGCCTTGGTTTCAATTTAGAAGATTTCTTCGGCTacagaaaatataaaaacaattgAAGGGAGTCATGAGAGTGCCAAATGACAACCACAAATTTACAGCAAGATATTCCTAAAAGACAGGCATCGCATCCCCAGACTGATATCACATCTTATTACTGGGGACCAGTCAGCTGTTTCATGCTGCAATGGTAGTGACAGAGCCTATGCGCCTTtcttgttgacaatggtttggaCAGCTTGATACAACTGACAGGTTCCCTACATGTTATACACTCCCCATACACCAGCATGTGAATGTTGTTTATGGGCTTCCTAAACCATATCATGGGACATAAGCAAACTCCTTTAATATTTGTGCTGACTTCACATGTAAAATtgttaaaaacataaaatattctGCTATTCAGTAGTTGAGACGCCAATAGTTATATAACCCAGCCAGTATTGAACACTAATACAGTCATGACTAAGCTACAACAACACACTCCATACAGTTTGGGGGAAAGTAGTTTGGGTAACAGCCATACTGAATAACAGAAAGCATTTCCTGCATTGCTATAAAGACCTTTTTATTGAGGTTCATGTTCTCCATCTTTGATTTCAACAACTTCATTTTGTTCATAGTGATTGAATTTTCTATAATCTGTTGGCCAGATGGAGAGGCCTCAATTTCATCATCATCTTCAGCATACAAGTTATAGACCGAACCTCCACTACGGAGAAGACAAAAACAAATCACTTACAGGATAACAAGGGTTAACCAGAAATAACTAAGATCTGAATAAGCTTTAACCTGATGTAGTGTACTTTTCTGGGTGATAAAGCAAATGGAATTTTATAGTGTTCATGTTGGAATCCACCCTTGGGAATAGACAACCATGACTCTAGATCTTGCAGGTGGATGTTGACTCGAATGGTCTAGAGTAACTTGTTTTGCCCTGGTAAAATGCACATTTTTGTGTAGATCCATTTCATTTGGTGTAGATCCATGCCAGAGGTGGTCATTGCCTCAGGGGTAACAGATGTCAGACAGGATTCTACCTTAACAGACCTGGATTTGCCAAAATCTGTCTAATATCCACAGACCCTTACTGAGCAAACACTAGAGCACATCACTGTACAGTACAGGCATTTATGTTGCAGAAGCTCATGTATCATTACAGTTTAAACGTATTATGAGCAATATTCTAATAGGACAcgggccctattagataaggggggggggggggggtcggggaaaagttgttggcatatttggcagtttgtttctgagctggaagagtccattgtgtgtgtggggagatctgtgctgttctctccctggatgctggttgactgtatatgagcagcagtgtaatctgaagatatcctgtgtaatataaagaagcaggaggagaagccataagtagtgtagcagtaacctctatcctcaatgtggtgtttttcttcagtgttctatggctgcagctgtgtgagtgtgtgcgctatggctgcagctgggtgtgtgtgtacacgtgtatgctatggctgcagcaggctgtatgtgtgtgtatgctatggctgcagcaggctgtatgtgtgtgtatgctatggctacagcaggctgtgtgtgtgctatggtgtgcccccacacccacagtgacccctctatatcactatggctgacccctctatattactatgtgtgaccccctctatgtcactatggctgacctctatattacaggtatctggcattgatagcagtgtttctgtgtgtatggtgaatatttagttagaaacatagaagattgtcagcgggaaaagaccacctgcttatctagtctagttgtgagtagttcagaaCAGAATCTGCTTTATGTcattcctcattccctcagaagtcgccccaggatcatgtagaacattaggaagaagctgctgagccagtatgataaataactcccctggtatatgaccagccatttatgaaggagcaggagtctgagtcggtcctgataaaattcaggagtcggagctatGGCCCTGATGTAAAGGCATCAACACAATTTAAAAGGCATGTAGGCTTTATAGATGGTTGGACATCAGTTTCTTCAGCACTCATTCTGCATTACACAGCACTCCCTAGTTGGAAACTGTAGTGTCCTGCAATGGTCAAAATGTAACAAGGAGCTGCGCTACTGTTGCTGtacaatcgggacccctgcaagGATAATTTTCCCTGTCTGCCAGAGGTAAAATACTAACCTCTGAGCAGTCCAATCGGTGATCTTCAAATAGCGTCTGCCTCAGGAAGACTCTATAGGAAGATCACAGATGCAAttgaccagtatatgcaatctaaccATTGCATGCAGTAGTCCCCTAGgggaacttaaagtgtcactgtcatttaaaaaaaaaacttttgacatgtcagatgtaCAAAAACAGAAACGTTttacagcaacctgcaagtgctatgacctacCATATATACTCCCTCCGTCATACAACCCATTTACTCAAATAGAGTGCACcatctcaccacattaaggtgacctcagagagattgTTCCTAAGACTGGCCTCTCTTGGACTACTACTAagcctacaaaactgggcatgcaggatccaactaaactatgtttaaaacacccacaggagcagGGTGGAGTGCAAGTCAAAATGAGGTAGCCATATCCCTCAACATGcaacacaaaaagcaaaaaaaatggcAAGCACTCCAATCCCACTGTTCACACTGTCGCTGTGgttcagagacatgtcaaaagttttgatcggtcgagTGTGCAGCGCAGGGCTAAATGCGGTCCTCTCCCATCTCTGAGTCATGTGATGAGTCTATGAGGCCTGACACTCTGACACGCAGTAGGGAGTTCCCACAATCGATATGGATCTGAacactcaaaacttttgacatgtttttttttataatcatggaagacacatcacttcctgtgttaagacttttttttttgcccaaaaagtctaaacacaggaagtccagtgtttcccaggtcatctgtgcactcacagaaaaggcagtcatttgattgatcgatacattgagcagtgactctctgCACTAGCCGGACTTGGCTAGGTTTAAATAAATCCGGCATCCTTTTttgataactgatggccaaaatgcatcagttgtcctaTCTTTTTTTGCATTATACATCAAGCATGTACGGCCGCTCTGGCGGCACTAACAACACACCAGATGCTTTGAACTATTGGGATCTGGAGAAGATTTCTTGGacacttatggtgcatttacacagagatttgtgtgacagatttttgaagccaaagccaggaacagaatataaagaGGGATTTGGCTTCCGAAAGCTCggataaatctctccgtgtaaatgCATCAATACTAGGTGATTACTGGGAGATGGCCCTGGTGGTGTCAAAACCAAATGGTGTACAGAGTGAACAAAAGTGGAGTTTACCTGAGAGATTCTGATAATGGTGTCAGGGTACCGTCTCCTCTGTCCACCACACGGAAGAAATTCAGTTGATCTCCTTCACGGTATACCAAAAATGTCACCTGCTTATTTGACGGGGACTTTTCCCACATCTCATCACGTACAGGATCCATGTACTCTGCTATCTCTCTAACTGGATCGTCCAGTGGAACTGAACAAAGCAAACAAACGGAAAAACTTTAAGAAATCAAACTACTAAaccacagattaaaaaaaaaatcttgctggCTCTTATGTGCAGTACTTGGAATTGTTCATTTTGTCCTTGTCCTACATAAACTTGGCTGCTGCAAGTGACATGAGTTGCAACACCAAAAGAAGACTGGCAACAAATGCATTGTGTATAGAATCTGCGTCATGCACTGAATCTAAAGGAGACACTATGGGCATTTACAGGGAAACACCTGTAATAGTCTGGCACATGTTGTCCCCTCTAACAGATATCCAAATGATTTATTTAATAGGAAGAGAGTGCAGGATATCCATAGTCCCACTCATAGAAACTTCCTTTCTAGGAACACCCTCTTCCTGATAGGATGCCATTACTTGGTTTCATATCATCCATACTGCACGTGGGTATTCGGATATTTATGTGTTTGCTAGTCAGCAAAAGTGTTCTCCAAATATATGAGAATTTATACATGGGTATATGCACAACCAATACAGCAATCATTCTATAATGTAAACAAAATGACTAGAAGTCTTATGTTTGTGCGTtacgatattaaaggggttatccagcgctacaaaaacatggccactttccccctactgttgtctccagtttgggtggggttttgaaactctgttccattgaagtaaatggagcttaattgcaaaccgcacctgaactggagacaacagtaaggagaaaagtggccatgtttttgtagcgctggataactcctttaaaaaaaaaaaaaaaaaggaccccaaTAAATAGCCCCAGGCCCCCTGTTCCAGCTAAAATGTGTAACAATGATGAGACCATACCTCTCCGAGTGTTAATGGGGCCTCCTCTCATAGCCAGCACCAACTTCAGAGTGCAGCCTTCAGAGATACTTTTAGAAAATACAAAGTATTATGGTTGGTAAAATAGTCTTAGCAACAATAAAAGCAGAAAACACACAAAACTTCACCTTTGGGGTTAAATACTTACTTGTAGTCATTTAGCGAAAACTCATCCTCCAGCTCCATGTTGTTCCAAATTAAATGCTGCTGCGCAATGGGAATGCCTAAAATGAGATTAATGGCATTAACAGACATAatgcagattacaaattattattaGGTTTTTTACTCCTATGTTATGGAAATG
The nucleotide sequence above comes from Dendropsophus ebraccatus isolate aDenEbr1 chromosome 8, aDenEbr1.pat, whole genome shotgun sequence. Encoded proteins:
- the ZFAND4 gene encoding AN1-type zinc finger protein 4; the encoded protein is MSNKKSPPFFNKDNIGSFHYKLPFYETMELFIETLTGTCFELRVSPFETVVCVKAKIQRLEGIPIAQQHLIWNNMELEDEFSLNDYNISEGCTLKLVLAMRGGPINTRRVPLDDPVREIAEYMDPVRDEMWEKSPSNKQVTFLVYREGDQLNFFRVVDRGDGTLTPLSESLSGGSVYNLYAEDDDEIEASPSGQQIIENSITMNKMKLLKSKMENMNLNKKPKKSSKLKPRPPNAPRPSNGSMASARHRLLRVLPHIGQTILPPGNPYISESSHNALSTLTAATRTIPSITSDFLKEEETWESSALIPSLTSIHLPPKVSRVELENASHSTNTVLSPVAPLPKNDVLTKDSDPIVHQNLSLFSPEDASRSISESFALLTEAGPSEQYGELCSLRKMKSDFELTEGNKEASAIETHPAALSKSLNAELMETSFINTAELSPPRSKFLSPIHFSPQLNDATFSKTHQPKCFDLGSLRPPASHSHFHSLQLRNMAAPTVSRATRFRGVKVESPGKRSDVISKMEARDMTELVNKASKEPIGSLNNLGFFASLARSASRDNMGGSSNPGRLRNFAAPPTTLQEEKISVHDTLNIFSTPHGQSVMSTSCGKSTVEATHLFPPVKSAVRSKKKATKHCFLCGKKTGLATSYECRCGNNFCATHRYAETHSCTYDYKTAGRRYLQETNPVITAPKLPKI